Part of the Nicotiana sylvestris chromosome 2, ASM39365v2, whole genome shotgun sequence genome, ggatctgtatctcgaccaactgggctctcTCATAAGCATTCGGTTATAGTAGGCTTGGTATTTATATAActactctgccgtagtaggctcgttcataggcgctcggccatactaggctctgtatcccGACCAATTGGGCTCACTCATAAGCACTCGACCATTGATTATAGCTCAATGGtgatgaaaatactttaatattgtatatataaatgctctgctctcttgactggaagaatgaAATACAcaaatgaatatgaagtcccgataaagaggatattgtaacttgcgagactagcaaaatatacgtaaatttcgggatatgaatttttctttatgcttcattatcaaacttgtgtaatgacacATACCGTAGCCGATTCTCTTGACGATCCCTCCAAAAGTATGGATAAAAGTTAAATATATTCTCCATTCTTACAGTGCTAAAATATAATTCAGTAGTTCCCTTACTATGTTATCCACAAGCTACAAAATGCATAGAGGAAACAATGACTGCAAGCTTGCAATGGAGATTAAACAAGAAAATCCATAGTAACTGGAAATAATACATTGTAAATTGTAGTACTCATGAGTATATTAGCAAGTATCATTAAAATGAGTCAAAACTAATGTACCAATTTAAATAAGTAACAatactgtttaaccaaaaaatgggatttcggtcaaagctttaatttagaagaactcgggttactgataatcaaaagaatatatgaaagaaagtaatttggctagcaataatataatcataaaaaaataagtaaatcgatatattcaaatagtctttcgtgtccctacaattgattagtcatctcccttttatagctatttgggAGATATGTTTTTTGTCCTTGTCATAataaggctattatgagtaattaaagacattgaatgctacgttacacaatcattgtattTAATATAGATTTTCTAACGTATTCAGTATTTAATGCTCActaaatactgtatctgtactctcatatattgtcagattcattccccttgattcttggacctaaatgacttaaataggtacgggcgccgAGTCCTTTGAATATCTgctcgtgcctcttcctttgcctttgctcgtatctgttgcaactcgtgtctcTTTGCCAGCTGTAACTCTTTGACTAGTCTACGTGTCTTGACACGTCATCTTTAttccactttaatatgtaaactcaattttttccaatacaaatagtccccccacttgccatttattcatcaattgaatatttgcgaagtggatttcattaaaacgagaatttttgtcaccattaatgctatgacaaaattgacactTCTATTTAATGCTCTTCACACGTGTCACCTTTTTATTAGTTTTGCAATTTTGCAGCCCCTTTTAAGGCTTTTTCATggctccactattcacgaagcgtcagttatcattattatggtacTTCCATCATTACACTTTTTCCTTCGGCGGTCGCTTAttagtataaatataacttctttcTTTGTCTATTCCACATAAAATTTACTGAATATTCAATCTCTCAAATCCATGTTTGCTTCTTCATCGCAACATCTTTATTCATCATGTCTTCTTCAAATTCTAACACTAGAAGGGTTCCTATAGTTGATACCTTCCCTAATGCCCCCATTAGAAGAAGAAGGGGAGGTGGGCTTCGTAATTTAGGATCTGTTCGCGGTTCTTCCACTCTTTTACCTAGTTCTGGCCCTTCTTCTAGAACAAGGGGTCCATTTTCACAAAGATCTTCTTTAAGAGGTAAAGAACCTTTTGAACCTCTTCTTGAACCTACAGTAGAGGAGATAGTTCCTATGGAACTATCTTTTTATCATGACAAAGAATCTCTTAGGTACCAAGTCTCTGGTTTAGATCATGCTGATATTTAtcccactcaaattacagaagGTTTGATTTCTGTAGTTCGTAGAGACTGTCATTGGAGTAGTGATTTTCCTATTATTATCCCTAGTCCAAATCAAAGAATCACCTCTTACATAAttgggttttcttttatttatacaTAACCTTTCACCTTAAGACCATCTATTACCCTGTTATTCTTGAGTTCTGTCGTTTCTTCGATGTttgtttgggtcaaattggcccaatcatatggagggctattgcctgtttgaggcatttgaccaacacAGTCGGTGTTCCCTTTACTTTCCCTCATTTGATTCACCTTTACTCCCTTAGACTCTTCCGCAATGGTGTTTTCacactagtagccaggagcaaGAGAGTTTCAGTGAGCCCTGAGGATGATAAAGACCGTGGCTAGTATGCTAGGTTTGTTGCttcccccactgttggtttagtgggtgatgatAATGTTCCCTTCCTTGAGAAGtagaattttgcacgtaagtctttttaactttctcgtaccttttttcttcaagtttgtcaacttttctaattttgctttttttagcaaccatgggagttgtggaagacgttcccaattTTCGTGATTGGGTAGACAAGTTATTGAGGACCCTACCAATTGATGGTAGGTCTTGGAAGACACTTTCTAACCgttttggttggaaagtaaaaactcatggtaagagcttttattttatttcatctttttgtgtatatattttttttattgcacTAATTTCAATCCATCTTTTTATCAGTATTTGCTATTCGTGGAGTCACTGCCGAGGCAGCGCGGCTTTCTGCATCTCTTTGGAAAGGGCTCAAGAAATAATCTTGGGTTCttctgcaaaaagaaaatttgttGCCATTGAGGAACAAGACTCTAAAGAGGAGGAAGATGGGGGCTCTTTGGTGACAAGGCCACGAGCTCGAAGACGCatcatttctgatgatgaagcAGAGGTATCCCCCCGTCATTCCGTTCCTCTTACCGAGTCTGCTGAGATTCCGGTAATGATtcttgatgatgatgttgctccCGCTGCTGCTCATGACTCTGTTGAGCAGCTTTTTATTAGCGGGTTTGGTAGTGAAGGCTTAGGCCCTATTTTAGATGAAGTACCATTGGCTTCTTTTTCGACACCCGTGTCTGTAACTCATTCTTTGCCAGTCTCGATTGTTTCTGTTCCTCCCCAAACTATTTTTACCACCTCTTATGTTCCTCCTTTGACAATTCCTCCTCCAAACATTCATCGTACTGAAGTTGGCTCCTCAAGTAGGAGTGCTGCTATGAGGCGAGTAGTCATTGAAATCCCTGCTGAGGGCAGTCTCTTAAGAAAATCAGGTCAAGCGGATGTATGGCTAGAGCCTTTAATTGGCCCAATTGATAAAGTTAAGCTAGAGAGCCATAGTTCCTTAACCCTGATGAACGATATTGTGCACGCCACTTTGAAGGTATtccccttctcttttttcttttactttgtaatttttctatctttgaggattcttatttccttttcccctttttaggCCAACCTTATCGGCACAAAGATGATGAAAGGAGTTGCTCACTCAGATCAATTAGTGCGTGATTCTCAGTTAGAGGCGTGCAATTGGAGGGAAAAGTTTGAGAGCTTGCAAATTGATGTGGAGTATTTAGAAGAGAGTAAGAGTACCTTGGAGCAGTAGGTACGGGCTTTGACTTCAGAGTTGGCAGTTGAAAAGGCTTCCTCAAGCcaagcaaataaagaaaaaactcACCTTGAAACTTCCTTCTCAGAGAAGCTATCCAAGGctagtgaagaaatcagagagttgaaggctcttttgAGTAAAAAAGAAGCTTACGCTGGGGAGCTCGTACAAAATTTGATTCAGGCACAAGAAGGCCTTGGAGCTTTTTCTGATAAGGTGCGTGCTTTAGAAAGCTCCTATACCTGTCTCCAGACTTCTTACAcatctgccttggctgaaaatgagaaGTTAAAGAATGACATTGCTGACTGGAAAAGGGATTATGAGATCTTTGAAGATAAATCTGCTATTGAAGTAAGTTGGGCGTTTTTGAATTCATGTCGTGATACCCTaattgaagctggccaagaaaatttcaacttggaatctgagttggctaaaatcaatgaaactattgagaaaGCTCAGCAAACTCAAGATTTTCCTTCTCCCGTGGCCAAAGCTTTCGTGAATGTTGAAGTCGATACGGGTATCCCAACTATTTCAAGCCCAGTCGAGCCTGTTGCTGCAAGTCAAGTTGAGCCCGCAACTGTTGATACTCCTGCCCAAGTTGAGCCCGTTGCTATTGATATTCTTGCTTCAGTACCTTCAACTTCTCAGTGACCAGCTTTAGTTGTTTGAatatctttgtttttgttttatttggaAAATTGTGATCAAACCCTTGGTTTCATTTGAGGGTTTATTTTGGAAACGcaagtccccagaccttttcATGGGGCAATTTGTATATAAAATTCGTAGCTTTACAACTAAGTACGTACTTAGtcttaagtttttttttaaatattaagaagttttcttGTTATTATCTTGAACTTCTGTTtactttattcttgcctttatttttaaggacttacagaataatttgcatttttattcttcagaAATGCTTCTGTTAAACTtatgactaattaatttaaacataagttttataaaagagggcccttttatattcaacacttaatgaagaagacatctcaacttcataatggtgtttaacatacgataaaagaaataggaacacacatgtttttttgaaataactttgacaagtttttatttgaaccttgtctaattttgaataacactttacatgtatttgaattacatctataactttctcgtaactgtttttcttgtaacagattgaaaaaagtaaaaataataaacacgaggtttttatttataactcgtttcagtacatagcctttaccctaactatagtaAGGTTTTCTTTGGCCTTAGTTCGTGACTTCatgacttttactctgcacttgacttctttgccttctttatacatatgcatgtgtatattatgtagtcccccaagtgtttgagtgttgaagtatgaaccctcgagcacttgattattcctctcatttggtcctttccctaaaaaatgaaaaacatacgggacttggaggtgcgattatagatgaagactgcttaacccgttttgaatttctatcagaatattTGTAACCCTGGGTCGGGAAGTTTAATgtattccacgtgccttgcatGTCGTGGCTTATCATTTAGTATGgactagctttttgcctatcatctaaaatcgttagtaaaattttaacaattcgaAAATAGAATTTAAAAACAtagatacctgaccgtgggtattccttagaagtagtatctcttcaaatgaacaacattccaatgtgaaggtagtattttgccatccattgtttccattTCATATGCTTTTTTACCTACAATATCATGAATTCTATAGGGTCcctcccatgttggacttaatttacccgcATTAGCTGCCTTCGTAGATTGGAAAGcctttttgagcacgaagtccccaattttgaagaatctgaggTGTGCTCTTCGGTTGTAGTACCGTTCTATGACTTGCTTATGTGTTgtcattcttattaatgcagcttcccgtcttccttcaagtaaatcaataTTTACACGCATTTCTTCGTCATTAGACTCTTCTGTTGCCTGCGTAAACCTTGTActtggctctcctatctcaactggaattaaagttTCTACTCCATAAACCaacgaaaatggtgtttctcctgtgCTTGTTATTGcggttgtgcgatatgcccataaaacaccaggtaacacgtctggccaattaccttttgattcctctaaacgcttcttcaaattgttgataatgactttatttgttgattctgcttgcccattacccaccggatgataaggcgtagacgtaatccttttaatcttccaactttgaaagaattctgtgatttgagctcctataaACTGAGGGCCATTATCgcatacgatctcctttggtacaccgaatcggcatatgatattccgccaaatgaaCTCTTTTACTTCCTTTACTCacacctgtttgaatgctcctgcctctacccatttagtaaaataatcagtgagtacgagcaaaaGTTTTAcatgtccttttgcttgtggaaatGGACCCacaatatccattccccatttcataaatggccacggcgcaatgaccggatgtagtgactccgcaggtctatgcatattgttaccgtaccttttACATTTATCGCATTTAGCCACGAAACTCTCtgtttcttcttccattttaggccaataatacctTGCCCTAATTAGGGTTCTTACCAATgatcttcctcctgcgtgattcccacaatgccgctcgtgtatttctctcattacgtaCTGCGTTTGAGAAGGTCCGAGgaatcttgctaagggaccaccgaacatttttcaataaaacTTGTCTTGCTTTAAGCAGTACTGAGCAGCCTTTTTTCAAAGTGCATGAGTTTTTTTCTTATCACcagggacggtaccatactgcaaaaaagcaacaatctcgttcctccaatcccaagttaagttattaaaatttacctcattcttatcggggttgagaactgaatgaaacaaatgaataacTGAAGCGTTTGCATCACTTGCCACATCAGCCGCAGATACAAGATTAGCTAGGGTATCTACTTCAACATTTTCGTCCCTTGGTATTTGTGTAACTATcaaattttgaaattgttttatcaaatcccgtaccttttccaagtactgctgcatccttgcttccctggttgtataagtccccagcatttgattaactacgagttgtgaatcactcttgattataatctaatttatgccaagttctcgtgccagttctaaacctgcaatcatagccttatattctgcctcattgttagttatagaatgacatttgaTAGCTTGTTGAATGGTTTCACCCATAGGTGGTATAAATACCATCCCTAAACCTGCACCTTTTACGTTAGATGAACCAttagtgaataaagtccaagtttctgggttagctccattgaacacctgtaattctttATCTGGTTCTAattgcatcccttggctaaaatcagccacgaaatcagctaatacttgagattttatagcagttctaggttggtatgtaaTTTCGTATTCAtttaattctatagcccacttAGCCAATCTACCTTATAACTCATGCTTATGCAATATATTACGTAagggataagcagttactacaacAATAGGGTGACACTGAATGTAATGTCTTAATttcctagatgccatgattaatgcaagtgcaagcttttccAATTGAGGATATTGTGTctctgcatctaacaaagatttactaacataatagatcggagattgtttaccttggtcttctcGAACTAAAACAACATTTATCGCTACTTCAGAAATAGCAAGGTAAATGAGAAGTCTTTCctcagcctttggttttgccagcaatggtggatttgataagtacgttttcaaatttcTGAGcgcctgttgacattcctcattccattcgaaatgatcctgctttttaagagctgaaaagaatttaaaacacttttctgatgatttggaaatgaatcttcctaaggctgcaattcttcctgttaATCTCTGAACTTCTTTTTTACTTGAAAgcatatcagggatttcttcaatggccttaatctttgcgggattcacttcaataccacggttagaaatgaGAAAccctaaaaacttacctgatgcaacaccaaatgcacatttctcgggatttaacttcatattaaatttgcgcagaATTTGGAAAGTATCGGACGAGTGTGATATGTGATCTCTCGAATGTTGAGTTTTAatgagcatatcatctatataaacctccatggtttttcccaaatgttcttgaaacattttagtaACCAGCCTCTGATATGTTGCACCAGCGTTTTTaagaccaaaaggcattactttataacagtaagtccctctgtctgttataaatgaagttttttattcatctcccggatccattttgatttgattataacctgaatatgcatctaaataGCTTAACAGTTCATGCTCTacagttgcatcaattagttgatctatatgtggtagggGAAATGAATCTTTAGGGCAAGCTTtattaaggtctgtgtaatctacacaaactcgccacttaccgaTCTTCTTTGGAACTATGACAACATTGGCTAAcgaattaggatactttacctcgcggatggatccaatctttagcaatttttgaacctcttcttgaatcacctgattcttgaaagttccttgcttttatttcttttgcttgacgggagggtatgataggtcttcatttaatttgtgagtcatcacctccggtggtatccttgtcatgtcagagtgggacTAAGCAAAACAGTCTacattaatttttaaaaattcaattaacttagcTCTCATGCCTTGGCTAAGATTGGCCCCTATGTAGACTTTCTTATCAGGTCATTGAGCGAATAACACAACAGGCTCCAATtcctcaattgttgttttgatattttcattttcttctggttcttgaatggtgtCAAGCCTTGAATCCACATTTGTTCGTCcctgttcagttgaggtttgtgttgtggtgccCTCAACtgtcttctgtgattgctattttccttcatttttcgtACTTGAATCTTCTACAAAATTGATGCTCCTAGAtgtatgttgatctccacgaatttgacaTACTCCCCagggtgatggaaatttaatgaCTTGATGCAAGGTTTAAGGAACAtcatccatttcatggatccatggtctcccaaggatcatattgtaagccatctccatatctactacttgaaactttgtatctttgatgactccttctgcgaatgtggtgagtgttacctctcttTTCGTCACAACACCATAAttgtcaaatccagatagagtatgcgcctttggtattattCTATCTTCtacttgcatctcacgtaatactcttagcaaaataatgttcacggaactacctggatcaatcaaaactcgttttacattagtatcatgtacaattagagatattaccagtgcatcgttatgaggggttaatacgccatctgcatctgcattgtcAAATCTAATGCTTTCTTCCTCTATGACATGCtgcacccgtttcccttgggtgATTGTAACTTTGAaaattttgttagctgcagtgtatgatatgtcattgatgtcttcacctccACTTATAATGTTGAcggttcttttgggagaaggtggcttcaggggctcctgcctgttcttcatgtaagcttgcttacctttctcactgaacaactcagtgagatatccttgttttaataaatgatcaacttcactttgtaaaaacctATAATCTGCCATTTTATACCCAtggtcattatgaaactcacaccaatgatcagggttgtgcctgtttggatttgatctcatctcttttggccatcgtaccttatctcccatgcttctcaaaatagCTACGAGCTCGGGAGTGCTCACGTTGAAACTATAACCGCCAAATCtcgccttcaaatttctatcatcatctcgtgactcatagGTATTTCGATCGTTTCCAAATCTTGACGAAGAACCTGACTCTCTATTCCTTGATCTGTGATCATACCTTTGATTGTCCTGCTTTGATTGTGAGTcttttcccgcaggtcccatgtatggctcgtacctatttttaccggatcATTTTTCGGTCTCTGCAAatctcgaacttaccttttcttctttttgaagtcGTGTAacagtatcttcttctatcctcagctTCGTGTTGTACCTAttgtaaacgtcattccacgTTATAGCTGGTAATTCATGAAGGCTTTCTTTAAGTCGCCTCGTAGcttctgagcttttttcattcaaattgcttgtgaaagctatagctgcccaattatctggtacacgtggtaatgtcattctttcacgttggaatctgtCCATGAGctctctaagcaattctgagtccccttgcttgatcttgaaaatatcttccattcttttttcgacttttgagctcccgagcgtactttgatgaaagaatctgtaagctcagcaaaagaatttatagaattttcgggtaaaagataATACCATGTTAATGttcccttggtgagtgtttcaccgaattttttgactaatactgattcaatctcctgcttagtcaaatcattgccttttacgcctgttgtgaatgcagtcacgtggtctcgtgggtctgttgttccgtcatattttggaatatcaggcattttgaacttctttggaattgggaggagagcagcacttggcttccagggttgctgtgaatatttatccatatctacccctttgattacGGGCCGCactccaggtatttgctctatgcggtcgctttgctccttgagctgtttctgcaatgttagtactaaattttgtaaatcagaattgattAAATTACCTGGTTCTCCCTCCCGTGGTTCACTGGGAGTTCCACTGCTACCTAAGTTAACAAGCCCGGAAtgagggttctccaaagtgttgttatttggagtgggtgtggGTATTGCAGcaggtaactggttaacaaaTGCCTCAAGAACTTTATTGACATGTGCAACAATTAGTTTTTGCAAAGCTTCATCGATAGCCTCAGCACTTTCAAATTGAGCGTGTCCATTTGTATGAGACCCCTCAGGAGTGGCCTCACGAGACCGCCGAGGAGAATCTCGTGGAGAAGAGACCAGGGTGTTAGTATTATGTGGATCACCCTGATGCGGTTGGTTTTCTCAGTTTCCTTGAATGTTGTCACTGTTGTTCGACATGGTTGATGCAACAAGAGAATTTACGCTAAAAGAGAATAATTTTCAGatttccggtaacggaaccaatttgtttaaccaaaaaatgggatttcggtcaaagctttaatttagaagaactcgggttactgataatcaacagaatatatgaaagaaagtaatttggctagcaataatataattagaagaaaaacaagtaaatcgatatattcaaatagtctttcgtgtccctacaattgatcagttatctcccttttatagctatttgggAGATATGTGTTTTGCACTTGTCATAATAAGactattatgagtaattgaagacattgaatgctacgttacacaatcattgtatttaatacaGATTTCCTAACGTATTCAGTAATTAATGCTCACTAAATACTGTATTTGTACTCTCAtatattgtcagattcattccccttAATTCCTGGacctaaatgacttaaataggtacgggcgccgAGTCCTTTAAATATTtgtcgtgcctcttcctttgtctttgctcgtatctgttgcgaTTCGTGT contains:
- the LOC138886115 gene encoding uncharacterized protein, with the protein product MEDIFKIKQGDSELLRELMDRFQRERMTLPRVPDNWAAIAFTSNLNEKSSEATRRLKESLHELPAITWNDVYNRYNTKLRIEEDTVTRLQKEEKDNQRYDHRSRNRESGSSSRFGNDRNTYESRDDDRNLKARFGGYSFNVSTPELVAILRSMGDKVRWPKEMRSNPNRHNPDHWCEFHNDHGYKMADYRFLQSEVDHLLKQGYLTELFSEKGKQAYMKNRQEPLKPPSPKRTVNIISGGEDINDISYTAANKIFKVTITQGKRVQHVIEEESIRFDNADADGVLTPHNDALMQVEDRIIPKAHTLSGFDNYGVVTKREVTLTTFAEGVIKDTKFQVVDMEMAYNMILGRPWIHEMDDVP